Genomic window (Tripterygium wilfordii isolate XIE 37 chromosome 11, ASM1340144v1, whole genome shotgun sequence):
TTAACATGACCAATAGAAGAGCTAAACCAAAAGGAAACCCAATGAATGCTCTGTCACCTTCTTCCCTCTCCATCTTTGGTCTCTTTGTTTGGTATTGTGAATGACGAAGAAAACTATAAGGATTATGGAGTATCAAGTGGAATGATAATGCTAAATGTTGTTGTCAATTTATGGGAGAGAATTTTGAGTTAGTGCTTAATTTAAGGGTTAGGATTGGTCCGTTCAATACGTACACTACGGTACAAAAATGCACCACGGATTCTATTTTGtggggttaataccacttttgtaCACCGAAAGATAAttagtgtttcaatttgcacatcgttgtttaaaatgtttcaatttcgtcacccaatgataaaattgtttcaacctGATCTCTCAGGCaaattttctcactttggggCAGTCAAACTGCACATGTGACAAACAATATTTGGACAGTCAACGTGCCACATGTGCAGTTTGACTGCTCCAAAGTGAGAAAAGCCCGAGagaccaagttgaaacaattttattattgggtgatcaaattgaaacattttaaacaatagtgtgtaaattgaaacattgactATCTTTTGATATAcaaaagttgtattaacccTATTTTGTGGTGAAAGCCAAACAAGTCAAAGTGTTAATCATTCGCTCGTTCCATCTTATCCTTGTAACCCAAGCATTATCGATCCTCAAAATTGTTAGAAAACCCAtcccaaacacatcaaaacacaCGGATTATTCTCTGTTCTGAGCCAAAGACCCACACAGATATGTTCTCATGCATTTTCTCTGAAAATACTTAGGTCCAGAAAACATGTCACTTTTGTGAGAGTGACTGAACCTTTGTTTACATATCACTCAGTTGGATTTATGTGTTTTTCTCTTCACTTGTAGGTGTACTGTTATGAAACTGTTGTTACTCAGGGGAACTACTGAGGCCACTCCTGGGGCTTCTGGACTGCAATGCACTTGACATATAAAATATTCTGTGGACAAGATGTGGTGGTTCCACTTTGTATTGTGGCTTATCTATAAAGAAAATGCACACACACATACGCAGTCAAAGAGAGGTATGTGTCAAATATTAGGTCTTGGTCACTTCCAACATGCATTAAGTATATATTTCATCGGTCAACATGGCAGATTCTAGTTCCACTCCAGAGGCTAAGTGGAGAATGTTTATAATTAGGAACCCAATTGACTTCTGTTTTTACATACATGCATTGAATCTGGTGCAAGGAGGATTTACTTTATGGGTCCAAAAATTGTTCTTGATCTGGGTTCATATACTAAGTGGGCCAAGATTGTAATGGACCCAGATTCGAAATGTTGAATTGCGGCCGTGAAATAGCGCAAGTAGGATTAGCCCAACATACAAATATAAAAGCCCGTACAAGTTGCAAGCCtatgtgggcttgatagttGAATCTTTGCGATGCAATTTGAGCGGACAGATTCGTTACTTTACTGAACACGTGGGCTGGAAATGCAATGTCTGGACGGATTTGCAATTTTCTTACCAATGTTGCATACCGTTAAGATTGGGGATTGGAACTAGCTGAGCGTATTTTTATCAGGTTTTTTTGGTCTTGTGTACTTTCACCTACTTCTTAACGAATTAAGAGCCCTCATAATTTTCATCCGGATGAGTTTCGGGCCAATTTTATTTGTCATCAGCATGGGATGActtattttaaaattctaacGAGCCAAAGTTTACGTCCTCACAAACGTCCAAAGGGCACGCTCGAGGCTTATTAGGTTAAAAAAAGGGTGTTGCTATATAAACCCACCCTATATACCTACCTATACCTATTTTTATCACTTTTGACTTTTGAGCACGGATTGcaattagaaggaaaaaaatctcatcatttattctctctccttccctttctctctcttcctctcaatCTCTCACTTCTTCTTCAGATCCGATTCTTCCTCAGCCTTGCTTATCTCTATGCGTGTGACTCTAAGATTTTGGTGTAATGGTGTTCATTAAGAGTATCTGGTCAATTCATTAAAATTGATTCAAATCAGATCattgttaaaaagaaaaaaatgaaaagcccCAATCCATAACTTCGGTCATAAGAAAGTTAGcataattcttgatcattttATCCCCAAATTGCCCCAGATACCCAGCGAAATATTCACTGCTATAGTGTTATGCCCTCAATCATTCAACCAAACCCACAACCCAACATGAAATTGTATGTATTTCCATAGATATACGAGTTGGTGAAGTCGGCGAATCAAATCGAACAAGATAACAAGAAATGCACACAAGTGGCGTGGATCTCGAGTgtcaacaagaaaaaagaagattcgAGCAAGAAGAAGATCTTGGCTGAGAGAGgcttacaagaaaaaaaagatcttAGTAAGAATGAAATCTCAGTCCTTGGGAGAAAGAGGCGTGgatggagaggaagagagagggatAAAAGAAGCTAAGATTGGATTACTTTTCATTGTGATCTGTGTTGGATTACGTCAGCAATGGACCTAtcacacctatatatatatttatattacgCATGAATTGAAGAGAAGCTGGTGCAACCAATGGCAAATAGGTAGGAGGATCCACGTGAGTGTCAGAATTATTGACTcaagggtttaggtttagggtagggtgggtttatatagtaaatagagtgggtatttttagaaaaaccctaaaaaaaactttcaatTTTGGTTTACAATTTGTGCCATTCTTGTCCTTTACGTTTCGAATTTGATGACCGGTGATGTGTGGTCACACAAAGCGTGCGCCAGTTGATGGTATGTGAATCATAAGAAACCAATCCAATCGTGACGCGAACCTTCTTAACGACCTCGCAGACCGAATCAGCAGGAGGCCACGCCCAGGCAAGGGGAACGGCATCTCAATATGCGCATTATTTGTACTCCCTCAACCACCACCTCTCTTTCCTTCTTGAATTCCTCTTTCGTCCCCACTcccatttcaaatttcaaaaccatACCAACATCACGGCTACAGAAGCATCACCGGCACCGTTCCTCTCTTCTCtgcttctcttctctctcaggTTCAACCTCGAAGCCTCATCGTTTTCCTTCCGTAATATCGTGTTGTGATTGTGGATATTTGCTCCTGCtctttttgtttggttgattatgtttttatttgatttggttaTGTTCGTCTTTGTATCGTTACGACGGATCGGGCATTACTGGTTCGGCACCGGAATTTTCGATCACATAGTTTTTAGCCAGTGATTCGTTGTTTAAGATGTTCTAAAACTGTTTTTTCATATGCAGAAATGGATGCCACGCCTGGTCCAAGCTTGTATCCGTTGCATAGGTGTAAAACTCTTCATCTGGTATGTGGAGGCGGTGTACTTGTCGATTTTTTCTTAGAAACGTGTGTGTTTGTGAAACATTAGATTGAGCGAGATGAAACAATTTGTCCAGGTGAGGCATGCGCAGGGGATTCACAACGTGGAAGGGGACAAGGACTATAAGGCTTACTTATCGTATGATCTATTTGATGCACACCTTACTCCTCTCGGATGGCAGCAGGTATTGGCTGGCCAAAAATGGTAGCTATTTGCGTGTTTCATTTGGAGCATGTGTTGGATTATGTTCTAATTTGTTGAGAACATGATTATTGTGATACTATCACAGGTGGATAATCTGCACAAGCATGTTCAATCGTGTGGACTTAACAAGAAAATTGAATTGGTCGTTACATCGCCTTTGTTAAGGTATGGCTTTTCTGGACTTTGCTATATTTAAATATGGTCTTTTGGATATTGCACTTACTGTGGAGTATGGATGTTGTAATTCGGTTAGATCATTTTATTTACAAGTTACTGTTCTTTTTCCTAGACTTTCTCGAGATTTATAGAGGATGCTAGTCCTAAATggaatcataatgaacaatggatagagttcttttccctttttgttttGTCATGCCTAGCTGAATGAGAATGGCAAATGCAAACATCACCAAAATGGAAAGTAGCTGGTTTTTTAATTGCCTCAAATTTATCTGGATTCGTGGAAAAAGTGAGAACAAGGTTGAGGTTTGGTAGATGGGTCTCCAAATTGTGGTTAGGTATCAGCTGTTATATGACGATATCATCCACACTAGCCTAGttaaaggaaaagagaaaggaaacTGAATTATTTGGCAGGTTGAATTTAAAGTGTACATTCAAGAAAGAGATTATGGATTCTCCCATCTGCTGATTGTAGTTAGAGCAATGCTCTGAAGTCTGAACACTTGAAAATATTTTCGTAatgcttttttttaataaaaggtAAAGTTAGTATTGAACTCTGTGGCTTTTGTTTTTGGCgttataataattatagttGTTGTCCGTAGATCAATCATGCTCACCCTTATGTCTTTTTTATTTATCGTAATGATTGTGTTAAACCCTACAACAACAAATATTTGCATTTTACTATTTTAGGACCATGCAGACAGCGGTTGGAGTTTTTGGAGGTGAAGCATATGCAGATGGGAtagaagctcctccactaatgGTGGCCAATGCAGGGAAAAGTGACCGACCTGCAATTTCAAGTTTAAATTGCCCTCCATTTATCGCTGTGGAGCTATGTAGGGAACATTTGGTATGTCTTCCAGCATATAATGTAAACCAAGTCTATATGGTGAATATAATTCGCATTGCATAACCTGTGAAATCATTTATTCCTTCATGGGACAAACACATGAtacatatttttcattgttAATTCATTCGTTCATAAACTCCATGACCTGAGTACTTTAATGTAATTGTACTTGTCTGAGTATGGTGTGTCAATAGTTGCGCCATTGTTTTATTCTTTGTTATGTAAAGGTTTAGATCCCATCCACGTCTTTTTCTTTGCAAATAAACAACTTCTGAATTTCCAGAAGTAACAATTGATTTTTCTTAGATTTAATGGAAGTAACAAATGATGACACAGAGTCAATGATTTTTTCAACATGTATATGACAGTTTCATGGAGTAACTTGTTGATATTAATTTGGGATTTGGAACATCTACTTGGTGTTTTGTCCCAAGAAATTCTGTAAATTAATGTCTTCTGGCCGTTTGACTTGACTTATTTTGTGTGGGCCTCCTATGTTATTCTTCACATAACTCCTGGAGTTTTGTTTACCAgtgcatttttttgtttttttcgaAACAGGGAGTTCATCCGTGTGATAAGAGAAGAAGCATCAGCGAGTATCAGCCCCTTTTTCCTGCAATTGATTTTTCACAGGCAAGTGAATTATGATTTGACATCTATATTACGTGACAGAAAATTTTGGCACGACTTCAGAGTCTCAAATTGAACTTTGATTGAAATCATATTTTGTTCAAAACTTTGCATAGATAGAGAGCAATGATGATATTCTGTGGACACCCGACATCAGAGAGGCGAGTGAAGAACTTGCTGCCAGGGGAATGAAATTCTTGAACTGGTTACTgtctatctctttctctctctctacacacacacacacacacacatttataCATATCACGAATAAAAAGTTTGAAATAGTCTAATTGGACTTTGCTGTTTAGATGCAGAGCGTCTGGTAATTAACTGTTGTCTTGCTGGGCTTCACATTACTGCTTATTATCTTTATTCTAGATCTTTTTCCATTAATCGGCCAGGTTATGGACACGGAAAGAGAAGGAGATTGCAGTTGTTACCCACAGTGGATTCTTGTACTCTACCCTAAGCGCTTTTGGAAATGATTGTCATCCATCTGTTAAGAGTGAAATATGCACACAGTAAGTATTATGTTGTTTTCTCTGGAATACtgtgtttttgttcattttcattcctAAATATTCTATGGTATTTTCTTCCTTAATTTAAGTAAATTCAGGTGATATGTATATTATACTAAAATGCAACCAGGAAGGTTGGTGCCTTGGTTGTCTCTTTGAAACTAAGGTGTATTTGTCTTTGGCAAACCTTGGGGATAGAATGTAGTTTACCCTTTTTAGTTTTTGTTGAGATTGTTCTTCGCTAGTGTTCTGTCGTTGCAATAAACTCCattgagaatttgagatgaGAATTGCCAACTTCTAATGAAAATTATTGTTGAACTGTATACATGCTTCTATTTGAAACTCGACATGCTTCTGGTGTGCATTCTTTCTACCTATTTTATCAATGTCATCAAACCTCATCATCTTTAAATCTCAGAAAGATAGATTTCTCATACCAGACAAATAGATGACAATATCAGtcagaaaaaaaggaaaacagacTCAGATTGATTTGAATTGGTAAGGATATTGAATCTGATGTTGCAACCCTGGCTTGGGTTGAAGGTTCTATGATGAGCTTTAGCATTATTTTCACCCCTGTATCCCTCGTTGGTCACTACTGAACAAAGGAGAGATCAGAGAAGGGTGGAAACTTGAAATTTGATTTACAGGATCTGCTGATCGATtcagatttatttttttaatttcatgtcCCTGAAGGGATGATCAATTCAGATATTTAATAATGGGTGCAGTCTCACTCTGAACGCATAATTTCTCTGTTCCAGCTAATCTGGTGGatgtattatatttttatgcAGCTTTGCCAATTGCGAACTTCGGTCGATGGTAATTGCCGATAGAGAGTAAGTATTTCGTTTTCCAAAATCCAGGGATGATATTTTTCTGTCTTAGGCAATGCTCTCacttttttctcattttctttggCAGTATGATGGGTGCTGATCCAGCAATTACCAACTATCCTGGAAAGATCCCTAGTGGGCTTGATCTGCCTAGTGATGTTGCGAAGGAGAAGACCACAGAAAAAGGGTTGTCTAAGTAATGCGATGGCGGACAGGTTGTCGCGTCTATTAGTCTAATCTACCTCCTAGTATGATTCTTACAGTGAGCTACCAATGCACTTATTAATATGTTGGCTGGCTCAGATACCAAATTGCACATCTTTTGCTAGAACTGTGAAGATTGAAACCCCATAGCACAACCGATCTAGGTGCCAATTGTTTTAAGATTATTGGTTAACCTAACCACAATTGTTTTTATGATTTCCTTGAAGAATATAATCTTGCTCAAGATATGTGAGCAAACTATTCTCTTGGAAAGCTTATATTATATGTATTACTACTGTTGTCATTCACCATTATGAGTATGGTGAAACTCTCTTTAATGGAAGTCTTTTGATCCCAATTCCCTTTTTACATTACTTGCTTGCTTCTTGTTAACATGAGATCCCACATCAAAAGAGGATGTGTGGATTCTCCTCTTTATAAAGCCAAGCTCATACCCCTAATTTACGACAAGCATTTTTCTTAggccaagtgagttgggtttttTGACCCATGGGTTTCCGCCTTTAGTAGTTGGGTTAAGGAGGAACAAAGTCATGCTAACTTGATATGTAGGGGTGTGTTTTACAACAATTATTCCCAAAGAAATTTATTTTGCAGAAGGGAAGTGTTGAACAGTAAGTATTTTCTCTGATTGATCCGATAAATTTTTCCAGAAAATGTTGATTAATAGGAATGGGGATTTGATACAATAAATAGAGTGGACAGGTTGAGACCCTCGTGATGTTTGTCGACCGTTTCATACAAATTTCTCCATTGTATTGcaaaacgaaaaataaataaataaatatcctGAATACGAAAAGCTtacgaaaaataaataaaaatcctaGTAACTTCCCCTACAAACGATTGAAAATGAATATAAACGCCATAGCATAGCACGAGCATCATATGTTTCTCGTGATCCTTCACCGTCCTCCGTCATTGGCTTCCTCTTTCGCcttcaaaatgaaaatatcCGAGATCCGAAGTTTCCGTCTCTTCCTCTGCAGAAGTTCTCGTATGGAGCGAGAGGTATGTACATAACATTcgtatgtttttgtgtttgtgtattttgttttccttgctTCAAAGAGTTGATTTATGGTTTATGCTTCTCGGGAAATGATAATGGCAATTAGGCTCCTCAAGTCACAAAATCAAGAATCGTCGATTGTAATCTTAATAATGTCGCTATGAAtggtttagtgtttttttttttggacttgTTTTCGATTATTAGTTACTATATATGGCAATGGAGAAGAACCTAGATCCGGAATTTTTTGTTGTGC
Coding sequences:
- the LOC120009396 gene encoding phosphoglycerate mutase-like protein 1 is translated as MRIICTPSTTTSLSFLNSSFVPTPISNFKTIPTSRLQKHHRHRSSLLCFSSLSEMDATPGPSLYPLHRCKTLHLVRHAQGIHNVEGDKDYKAYLSYDLFDAHLTPLGWQQVDNLHKHVQSCGLNKKIELVVTSPLLRTMQTAVGVFGGEAYADGIEAPPLMVANAGKSDRPAISSLNCPPFIAVELCREHLGVHPCDKRRSISEYQPLFPAIDFSQIESNDDILWTPDIREASEELAARGMKFLNWLWTRKEKEIAVVTHSGFLYSTLSAFGNDCHPSVKSEICTHFANCELRSMVIADRDMMGADPAITNYPGKIPSGLDLPSDVAKEKTTEKGLSK